From the genome of Treponema denticola:
ATCCGTTTGCAAGGGGAAGGTTGAAGTTTTTAAGACAATAGATTCCACTAATACCGAGGCAAAAAGGCGTTTAACTTCTTCAAGCAGAGCCGAGTCCCTTCACGGAACGGTTCTTTTTGCCGAGCATCAAAGTGCAGGCAGAGGCCGCTTTTCACGCAGTTTTTATTCGCCGAGAGGAGCGGGCTTATACTTTAGCCTGATTTTTTGCCCCTCAATTCCGGCAAAGACTGAAAAGGAAGTGCCCGCTTCCGCTCTTTACACGGCAATTTCGGCAGTTATTATCTGCCGCTGCTTAAAGGTTCTGGGCTTTGCTCCGCAAATAAAGTGGGTAAATGATATTTATCTTAACGGAAAAAAAATCTGCGGCATTTTAAGCGAGGGAATTATCGATATGGAAACTTCCTCAGTGCAGGCCGTAATTATAGGTATAGGCCTCAATGTAAAAGAGTCTAATTTTCCTCCCGAACTTAAAAACAAGGCCGGCTCTCTTTTTACCGAAGCCGGCTCATCTTTTAGTGAAGCCGAAGCTCCATCCCTCAACCGGAATGTTTTAGCTTCTTCTATTATATCGAGCTTGATTGAATCCCTTTACGGTCTGCACTCTCAAGAAAACTTAATGGAAGAATATAAAAGCCTCTCCCTCCTTACGGGAAAAAAGGTAAGAGTTCTTCCCTTTGCCGGCATCCCCTATCAAGCCTTGGTTTTGGGAATCAGCGATTTAGGGCATCTTATCATAGAAACCGATGACGGCAAAAAAAATGAGTTAATTTCGGGCGAGGTTAGTTTGGGGCTTGAACCTTAAAAAAGCTCATCTTTGAACAAATGCTTTGCTAGACATAAATCAAAAAAACTGGTATAATCGCAAGTCTATGGATGCTCAAGAAAACAATAATGATGAAATAAGTTTAATTGACTTATTTGCCGTATTATTAGAATATAAGAAACTTATAATATTTACTACCTTTTTTGCTGCAGTTTTTATTTTTAGCTATTCTTTGATTTCTGTAAAACTGCCGCCTGAAAAATCTTATATGCCGAATGTTTATAGGCCTAAGGCCTTGATGTTGATAAATGATGCAAATTCGCAAGGGGGCGGTTTAGCCGGAAAACTAGCTTCAAGCGGATTAGGGAGTCTTGCAGGTTTAATGGGGGCTTCTGCTAGCGGAGGACAAACTTATAGCCGTTTAGCTATTTTTTTATCGACAACCAATTCTTTTTTGGATAACATAGTAGATGAATTTAATTTAATCGAAAAGTACAAAATAAAAAATCATTTAAGGGCCGAAAGCCGGAAAATCTTAACAGGAAAGTTAAAAATCAAGTTTGATGATAAGACCGGAGTCTTAGAAATAGGTTTTGAGGATATAGATCCGGAATTTGCAAAACAAGTGGTAATGCATTGTGTAAAATACTATGAGGATAAATTTACCGATCTTGGTTTGGATAGAGATAAAATAGAAAAAGATAACCTTGAAAAAAGTATAAAAAATGTTTTAGCAGAAATAGATAGTATTACTGAAAAATTAAAAAGACTTGAAACAGCTTCTATGAATATTTACGGCTCAAACATTCCTTCTGTAGGTATTGATGCAGAAAAATTAAATCTTGAACTGACTGCGCAAAAAAACATATATGCCCAATTAAAGGCTCAGTATGAAATGATCAAAATAAAGATCAACAGTAATACGCCGATATTACAAATTTTGGAATACCCTGAGATACCGGATCAAAAGTCGGGCCCAAGCCGAGGAAAGCTGTCCATTATATTTACTTTTGCTGCCTTTTTCTTTTCGATATTTTTAGCTTTTTTACTTAATGCAATAAGCAATATAAAAAAAGATCCTGAAACAATGGCAAAACTAAGAGGAAATAAAAATGAAAAAAAATAGATTAGCTTTTTTAGTTTTGCTTTTTGTGCAAATTATGATTTTTGCTCAAGACTCAAAAAATACGGACGAGTCGATTTTGACAAAAATAAAAGAAGGCGCCTATATTGCCATGTCTGATCCAAACTATTTAGTTACAGCCGGAGATGTTTACGGCCTTTCCTATGCTATGGGAGGTAAGATTGTCAATATAAATTTAATCGTCGATATTTCTTATAATGTGAAGATATTAAATCTGGCAACAATAAACGTAAACGGTCTTACCTTTTCGCAATTTAAAAGACAGGTTGAGGATATTATAAGAAAAAATTATCCTTTAAGCGGGGCTCAATTGCTTATGATAAAGCCTTCGGTATTTAAGGTGATAATAAAGGGTGAAGTATTAAAAGTTGCCGAGGTTGAGGCAAGCGCTCTTACAAGATTGTCCAATGTTATACAAAACTCTTTTACGGAATATTCTTCTACCAGAAATATCGAAATAGTATCTTTGAATGGAAAAAAAAGAAGCTATGATCTTTTTATGGCTTATAGAAATGGAGATTTCTCTCAAGATCCCTTTTTACGTCCCGGTGACATAATTATTATAAAACGCCTGGGCAGAAAGGTAAAAATTACGGGAAGCGTTGAAAGACCGGGAACTTATGAACTTTTAGAAAATGAAAATATAAAAGAACTGATTGAAATTTATGGCGGCGGGTTAAGGGAATTCACGGATGTTTCAAAACTTACCGTAACGAGGAATAATAAGACCGAAGAATTCCCGATAGGCAGTTTTTTTAAAATTGAAAACGCAGAAAAGATGGAACCTTTTAAGCTTCAAAATAATGATATTGTGCATATTCCGAATGAGGCGGAATTTAAATCATCAATTATTTTGGAAGCAGGAGCAGATGTTACATCTATTCCTTTTATAGAGGGAGCAGACTTATTATCGGTAGTCAGAGCATATAGGAGCAAATTTTCTTCTCTGTCAGATACAAAAAATGCCTATTTAATGAGGAATGGTGAAAAAATATATACTAATTTTAATAGAATTTTTTATGATAGAGATTATAATGAATTAATTGCTTTAGAAAAAAATGACATTATTTCTGTTCCCGTTTTACAGCAAACCGTAGTAGTTATAGGAGCTGTTCTTAGGCCCGGCTCTTACCCCTACGTTCCCGGAAAGACCTATGAGTATTATATTGCTTTGGCAGGCGGTTTTGATTTACAGAGAAATGCTATATCGTCAGTAAAGATTAGAGATGCTGCCGATAAAAAAATGAATAAAAAGGATTATATTCTTCCAGGTTCCATAATCACTGCAAGTTCCAATGCTTTTTTATATAATGTAATGCCATATATAACCTTTATTGGAACTATTGTTACAATAATTGGCGGTATTTTCACAATAATAGATAAATTAAAGTAAGGAGAAAAAATTATGAGTTTTGTAGATGAAATGAAAAGAAAGGCAAAGATGTATGCTAACCGCCTTGTTTTGCCTGAAGGTACTGAAGAGAGGACTCTCAAAGCAGCCCGATCTATCGTAGATGAAAAATTGGTATCGGAGCTTTTTTTAATCGGTTCCGATGATGCTGTTTCTGCAGCGGCTTCTAAGGCAGGGGTAAAACTTGACGGTATCAAGATAATCGATCCGAAAAAATCGGAATGGCTCGATTCCTTTGCCGAAAGCTATTATGAAAAACGGAAGGCCAAGGGAATGACCCTTGAACAGGCTAAAATAGAAATGAGTGCAGAGCTGGGCTTTGCAGCGATGATGTTGGTTCAAGATAAGGCAGATGCAATGGTTGCAGGAGCCTTAAACACAACAGCCGATGTACTCCGTGCAGGCTTAAAAGTTATCGGAACTCTTCCGGGAATGAAAACCGCTTCTTCTTGCTTTTTGATGGACACAAAAAATCCCAAACTCGGAGCAAACGGAGTCTTTATCTTTTCGGACTGTGCCGTAATTCCGACTCCCAGCTCTGAACAGTTAGCCGACATTGCCTGCTCCGCAGCTATGAGCTGCCGAACCTTTGCCGGGGTTGAGCCCATTGTTGCAATGCTATCCTTTTCTACCAAGGGATCGGGCGGCGACAAAGATGAAAATATTTTACGCGTCCGCGAAGCTGTAAAAATCTTAGAGGAAAGAAAACCCGATTTTGTCTTTGACGGAGAAATCCAGTTGGATTGTGCCATAGTTCCTTCCGTTATGCAAAAGAAAGCGGCCGACTCTCCCGTAAAAGGGCAGGCCAATACCCTGATTTTCCCCGACCTCGGAGCCGGAAACATAGGATATAAGCTGGTACAGAGAATTGCCGGAGCAGAAGCCCTCGGCCCCTTCCTCCAAGGCTTTGCAAAGCCCATATCCGACCTTTCCAGAGGCTGCTCGGTAGACGACATAATCACCACCTCGGCTGTAACCTTGGTTCAAGCCGGAAGAAAATAAACTTATGGCTAAGTCTGTAAATGCGCTTATAAATGAAGCTATTGAAGCCGGAAAAAAACGCGACTATAAGACTTCAATTTTAATCTTAGAAAAGTTAGCCGCAGAAGGCTTAGCCGAAGTATCTTCTCCCTTTTACGGTGAAAAAAAGGGAAATCCCGAAATATATTTATACCTTTCAAGGGCTTGGGCTGCCGTAAACAATTACGGCAGAGCCATAGCCTATGGTAAGGCCTATATTAAAAGATGTTCATCGGATTCTGCCTCCGCTCATTCGGACTTACCTATGGGCTTCTTTTTTTTGGGCCGCTCATATTTGGCGGCGGGGCAGTATGACAGAGCCGTTTATTGTCTTGAAAAAAGCTTAAAGCTCAATCCCCATCCTCTTGAAACAAGGGCAATGCTCGGTTCTGCCTATCTAAAATGGAAAAAGCCCCGCCTTGCCAGAGAAACATTTGAAGAGGCCTTAAAGTTTGCTCCCTCGGATACAAAGCTGAATGCCGGATACTTAAATTCTCTTTTTGTTGAAGGAATTTATGAATTAAGAAACGGCAATGCAGATATGGCTCGCCAAATGTTCAGCTTTGCAATAAAAAACGGCATAGACGGAGTTGCTCCTCGCCTCTATCTTGCTCATGCCCTAAAAATGGAGGGCTACCTTCCGGAGGCTCTAGGCCAATACGAAGCTGCCTGCGAATTCGAGCCCGATGATCCCGCCCTAAAGTGGTATCCTGCAATGATTAAGATGCAGCTGGGCGATACAGCTGCTGCTGCAGAAGATTTTGCAAAACTGGGTATCGAGATTCCCGATGACGGAATTTCGGACCGTTTTTTTGCAATGGGCGTTATCAAAAAGCATATGGAGCGGGGCGATTACTCAAGAGCCGCCGTTGCTGCCCGCATCTTTATTAAGACCTTTGGAAGCGATGCCGAAATACGCCTTCTCGCTGCCGAAGCTCAGCGCTCTATGGGCAACACTAATGCGGCCTTAGGACATTATAAATGTGCAATAGAACACGAGCCTGAAAATCCTTATCCTTATTACGGCATAATGCTCGCCCTTCAAGAAGCATACCGCTGGGAGGAACTTAGTGCTGCAATCCTGCGGGCCGAAGCAAGCGGAGTTTGCGATGCCGACGATATTTATTATTATAAAATAATCACCGCCGCCCATATAGATAACCCTCCCGAAGAGGTCTTGCCTCATCTTCAAGCCCTTGTCCAAAACGGAAGAGCCGATTCGGCTATCTTTAATGCTATGGGCTGCTGCTATATAAAACTGAACATGCCCGATTTAGCTCTTAGATGGTACGAAAAAACCTTGGATATGAATGAAAAAGATGAAGAAGCTAAAATAGGAATTATCGCTTCTTACGAAAATTTGCAGTTAAATAAGGAAGCAGATGAAGCTTATGGGGCATATCTAAAAGAATGGGGAAAGAATATCTACATAAGACGGGACTATGTACTATTCTTAGAAAAATGTGAGCGTTGGGAAGATGCCGGCAATCAGCTTGAAATTTTAATGAGCCAAAGCGGAAAAGTTAATTTTGACCCTGAGCTTGCCTTGTTCCGCAGAAAAGCCGGACAATACCAAAAAGCCGCTATTCTTTACAGAAAAATGCTTAGAGCTAAACCTGAAGAAAGGCTTTTATTACATAACCTCGTATTCTGCCTTGATAAGATCGGCCAAAGCAAGACTGCTCTTGAATTGCTTAAGGCAGCAGAAAAAATGTTCGGAACTAAGACTGATACCCTTCTTATAAAGGGCATCCTTCAAATGCGCTTAAAAAAGAAAGAAGAAGCTATAAAAATATTTCAATATATATTGGAAAAAGAACCGAAAAATCAACATGCTGCTGCCTTTTTACAAAAGGCCTACAGCTAAAACCCATAATCAAGTATAAATTTTGCCTATTTTCTTATTGAATATTAGTCCTCAAATTGTTATATTATCATAGACAATCACAGGAGTTATGATAAACAATTCGGCTGAAATTCAGCCTCACTGTTTATCTGACGAGTTTTGTACATTAAGTACAAAACATCGTGTTGTTGTATGCGGTTTGTAAACAAACCGCTTGAAAAAACTTCTTTTGCAAATTGATATTTGCTGCAAAAAGGTTTTATAGGAGTTATGATGAAATTATTAGATATACAAGGACTTCAAATGTCGGTTGACGAGAAGCAGATTCTTAAAAACCTTAATTTGAGTATAAACAAGGGTGAGGTTCATGTGGTCATGGGCCCGAACGGAGCCGGAAAATCCACATTGGCGGCTGCCATAGTAGGGAATCCTCGATACACAATCGATGCAGGTAAAATCTTCTTTGAAGATGAACTTATAAATGATGTTCCTGTTTATGAGCGGGCTCGAAAAGGTATCTTTCTTTCTTTTCAAATACCTGAAGAGGTGCCGGGCCTAAAAATAGAAGAGTTTTTGCGTGCTTCAAAAGAAGCCGTAACCGGCGAAAAAATCCCTATGATAAAATTTCATAAACTTTTATCGGACACAATGAAGCAGCTTAAAATCAACCCTGCATATGCAAACCGCAGCTTAAATGTCGGCTTTTCGGGCGGCGAAAAAAAGAAAAACGAAATCTTACAGCTTGCCGTTTTAAACCCGAAGCTCGCAATCCTTGATGAAACGGATTCGGGACTGGATATTGACGCTACAAAGACTGTCTTTGAAAGTGTTTCTAAAATACGCACCCCCGATATGGGAATTTTAATAATTACCCATCATAACAAAGTTTTAGATTATATAAAGCCCGATTTTGTACACATTCTTGTGGACGGCACTATTGTCAAAACAGGCCGTCTGGAACTGGTAGAATATATCGAAAAGAACGGGTACGAAAACATAAAAGAAAGCCTATGAGTAAAGCCATAAACCAAACCACAGATAAAGCACCGGAGGATGCCGCCCTCTTTCAAGAAAGAAAACGTACATTTGTTTCGGATATAGAACGCGGAGTCTATGACATAAAGGACAGCATCGATTATAAGTATTCTACAGGACTCGGCTTAAACGAAGAAGTCGTAAAAAAAATATCCGCACGCAAAAATGAGCCTGAATGGATGCTGGACTTGCGCCTTAAATCCCTCGCATACTTTAATGCTCGACCCATGCCGGACTGGGGAGCCGATATTTCCGATTTGGATATTCAAGAGATAATCCACTACATTGTTTCCGATACAAAGCCCTTGGCCGAAACTTGGGACGATGTTCCGGAAGAAATAAAAAAGACATTTGACAGGCTCGGTATACCGGAAGCTGAACGCAGCTCCCTCGCAGGAGTTGGAGCCCAATATGACTCGGAAGTCGTTTATCACAGCCTAAAAGAAGAATTGGAAAAACAAGGTGTAGTCTACTTAGACATGGAAACAGCCGTCCGCAAGTACGAAGATATAGTAAAAAAGCATTTTATGCAGCTTATAAAGCCGAATGACCATAAATTTGCAGCCCTCCACGGTGCCGTTTGGTCGGGAGGTTCCTTTGTGTATGTTCCCAAGGGCGTAAGGGTCGAGCTTCCGCTTCAATCCTATTTTAGGCTAAATGCCCAGCAGTCGGGGCAATTTGAGCACACCCTTATAATTGTAGAAGAAGGAGCCTACCTCCATTTTATTGAAGGATGCAGTGCTCCCAAATACTATAAAAACGCCCTCCATGCAGGAGCCGTTGAGCTCTATGTAGGAAAAAAAGCAACCCTGCGTTACTCGACGATTGAAAACTGGTCGCGCAACCTATATAACTTAAACACCAAAAGGGCCATAGTTGAAGAAGACGGAGCTATTGAATGGGTTTCGGGTTCGTTCGGTTCAAGGGTTACCATGCTTTATCCTATGAGTATCTTAAAAGGCGACCGCTCCCGTTCCGAATTTACAGGGGTTACCTTCGCTTCGGAAGGGCAGTGCCTTGATACGGGAACTAAGACCGTCCACATCGGAAAAAACACCGTTTCGGAAATGCGCTCCCGCTCCATCGCAAAAAACGGCGGGGAAGCAAACTACCGAGGCCTTTTGTCCATAGGAGCAAATGCAACGGGAGCTAAGGCTGTGGCCGAATGCGAATCCCTAATGCTTGACGATAAATCCCGCTCCGATACGATTCCGATTATAGAATCCCATATCGACGATGTAGACATAGGCCATGAGGCTAAAATCGGAAGGATAAGCGAATCAATGGTGTTCTACCTTATGCAAAGAGGCTTGGATGAGGCTGCCGCAAAATCCCTTATCATCAAGGGCTTTGTAGAACCTATCTCCAAGGAACTGCCTCTGGAATATGCCGTTGAATTGAACAATCTTATTACAATCGAATTGGAAGGAACTATAGGATAGATATGAGTGACAGAACTTATTTTAAACGGCTTGACTACACAAAAACGGATATCCCTTCAAAGCCTTTTTGCAATTTAAACTGTAAGGTCAACGGCTGTACCAAAGACTGCACCGAAGCTGAAAATATAGAACAAATGCCGATAGAGCAATTTTTAAAAATAGCCCCTTCAAAAGATATAGAAAAATTCTTTGATTTTACGAAAACAAAACGCGAAAAAAATTGCGGCCTCGGAGATAATTATATCCAAGAAGTAAAGGATAAAAGGAATTCCGGTATTTATATAAGAGTAAAAAAATGCGAAGATAAGGAAAAGATCGCCAATGTTCTAATCCATTTTACAATGGATCAGGCCAATAATGTTCTTTATGACCAAAATCTGATTATAATTGAAGAAGGGGCAAGGGCTAAAATCTTTTTTTATCATGATGTAAAAGAATACGATTGCTCAAAGGCCGATATTTTTAGAAACGGACTTTTAAGCATAGTTGCCGAAAAAAACTCTCAAGTAGAATTTATAAAGGTACAAAACTTAAGTCACTGCAGCATTAACTTTGAAACCGTAAAAATCTCTGCTATGGAGAAGGCACAAGTTACCCTTTATGATATTCAGCTTGGAGCAAAGATAAACGGAGCTTCAACTTCTACCTATATGCCTGAGGATTGGGCCGAAGTTCAAATATACCCCCTCTATTTTGCAGATAAGACAAGGCGCATCGACTTGGAGCAAAATTTTATCATCAACGGAAAAAACTCCCTAGGTGTAATCACGGCAAAGGGTGCACTAAAGAACAAGGCTCACAAGATGTTCCGGGGCAATATCTTTTTAAACAGGGGCTGCTCAAAGTCCATTGCAAGGTTTTCGGATAACACGATTATGCTCGATAAAACTACGGCCGGAGCTACAATCCCGACAATCTTTTGCGACGAAGATGACGTTATAGGAGAGCACGCTGCGAGCTTTGAGGCGGTAAATAAGGCTAAGCTTTACTACCTTATGACCCGCGGTTTTGATGAGCTGAGTGCTAAAAAGCTCTTAATCGAGGCTGCCTTTAAACCCGTTTTTAACCGCATTGACGATGAAACGATAAGAGAAAAGCTTTTAGGCGAATTCAGTATAAATCTTGACGAGATAAGTGAATAAATACCGTATCAACTCATACTAAAAAGAGAAATTTGCAAATAATTTTAATAAATAATTTGTAGAAATTTGATTTTTTTGTATATTTGTGCTATTTTGATTATACATAAAAAATTTATAAAATACTTAAAAAGTGCTTTGATTGCCGAAATTAAGGGCAAATTTCATAAATTAAACATATTCCAGCTTTGGAAGGAGAAAATGTTTATGAAAAAGAAAAATAGCGTATTATTTTTTACATTGGTTATATGTACCGTAATGACGGTTTTTACC
Proteins encoded in this window:
- a CDS encoding biotin--[acetyl-CoA-carboxylase] ligase is translated as MGELISRTTSNILLDMLIEQNGRPLSGEEAALHLGLSRVSVWKAVQKLRDEGYEIEGGKNKGYILKSSSDVLNAFSIEKNLSAFAQSVCKGKVEVFKTIDSTNTEAKRRLTSSSRAESLHGTVLFAEHQSAGRGRFSRSFYSPRGAGLYFSLIFCPSIPAKTEKEVPASALYTAISAVIICRCLKVLGFAPQIKWVNDIYLNGKKICGILSEGIIDMETSSVQAVIIGIGLNVKESNFPPELKNKAGSLFTEAGSSFSEAEAPSLNRNVLASSIISSLIESLYGLHSQENLMEEYKSLSLLTGKKVRVLPFAGIPYQALVLGISDLGHLIIETDDGKKNELISGEVSLGLEP
- a CDS encoding lipopolysaccharide biosynthesis protein; this translates as MDAQENNNDEISLIDLFAVLLEYKKLIIFTTFFAAVFIFSYSLISVKLPPEKSYMPNVYRPKALMLINDANSQGGGLAGKLASSGLGSLAGLMGASASGGQTYSRLAIFLSTTNSFLDNIVDEFNLIEKYKIKNHLRAESRKILTGKLKIKFDDKTGVLEIGFEDIDPEFAKQVVMHCVKYYEDKFTDLGLDRDKIEKDNLEKSIKNVLAEIDSITEKLKRLETASMNIYGSNIPSVGIDAEKLNLELTAQKNIYAQLKAQYEMIKIKINSNTPILQILEYPEIPDQKSGPSRGKLSIIFTFAAFFFSIFLAFLLNAISNIKKDPETMAKLRGNKNEKK
- a CDS encoding polysaccharide biosynthesis/export family protein, with amino-acid sequence MKKNRLAFLVLLFVQIMIFAQDSKNTDESILTKIKEGAYIAMSDPNYLVTAGDVYGLSYAMGGKIVNINLIVDISYNVKILNLATINVNGLTFSQFKRQVEDIIRKNYPLSGAQLLMIKPSVFKVIIKGEVLKVAEVEASALTRLSNVIQNSFTEYSSTRNIEIVSLNGKKRSYDLFMAYRNGDFSQDPFLRPGDIIIIKRLGRKVKITGSVERPGTYELLENENIKELIEIYGGGLREFTDVSKLTVTRNNKTEEFPIGSFFKIENAEKMEPFKLQNNDIVHIPNEAEFKSSIILEAGADVTSIPFIEGADLLSVVRAYRSKFSSLSDTKNAYLMRNGEKIYTNFNRIFYDRDYNELIALEKNDIISVPVLQQTVVVIGAVLRPGSYPYVPGKTYEYYIALAGGFDLQRNAISSVKIRDAADKKMNKKDYILPGSIITASSNAFLYNVMPYITFIGTIVTIIGGIFTIIDKLK
- the pta gene encoding phosphate acetyltransferase; this encodes MSFVDEMKRKAKMYANRLVLPEGTEERTLKAARSIVDEKLVSELFLIGSDDAVSAAASKAGVKLDGIKIIDPKKSEWLDSFAESYYEKRKAKGMTLEQAKIEMSAELGFAAMMLVQDKADAMVAGALNTTADVLRAGLKVIGTLPGMKTASSCFLMDTKNPKLGANGVFIFSDCAVIPTPSSEQLADIACSAAMSCRTFAGVEPIVAMLSFSTKGSGGDKDENILRVREAVKILEERKPDFVFDGEIQLDCAIVPSVMQKKAADSPVKGQANTLIFPDLGAGNIGYKLVQRIAGAEALGPFLQGFAKPISDLSRGCSVDDIITTSAVTLVQAGRK
- a CDS encoding tetratricopeptide repeat protein translates to MAKSVNALINEAIEAGKKRDYKTSILILEKLAAEGLAEVSSPFYGEKKGNPEIYLYLSRAWAAVNNYGRAIAYGKAYIKRCSSDSASAHSDLPMGFFFLGRSYLAAGQYDRAVYCLEKSLKLNPHPLETRAMLGSAYLKWKKPRLARETFEEALKFAPSDTKLNAGYLNSLFVEGIYELRNGNADMARQMFSFAIKNGIDGVAPRLYLAHALKMEGYLPEALGQYEAACEFEPDDPALKWYPAMIKMQLGDTAAAAEDFAKLGIEIPDDGISDRFFAMGVIKKHMERGDYSRAAVAARIFIKTFGSDAEIRLLAAEAQRSMGNTNAALGHYKCAIEHEPENPYPYYGIMLALQEAYRWEELSAAILRAEASGVCDADDIYYYKIITAAHIDNPPEEVLPHLQALVQNGRADSAIFNAMGCCYIKLNMPDLALRWYEKTLDMNEKDEEAKIGIIASYENLQLNKEADEAYGAYLKEWGKNIYIRRDYVLFLEKCERWEDAGNQLEILMSQSGKVNFDPELALFRRKAGQYQKAAILYRKMLRAKPEERLLLHNLVFCLDKIGQSKTALELLKAAEKMFGTKTDTLLIKGILQMRLKKKEEAIKIFQYILEKEPKNQHAAAFLQKAYS
- the sufC gene encoding Fe-S cluster assembly ATPase SufC, translating into MKLLDIQGLQMSVDEKQILKNLNLSINKGEVHVVMGPNGAGKSTLAAAIVGNPRYTIDAGKIFFEDELINDVPVYERARKGIFLSFQIPEEVPGLKIEEFLRASKEAVTGEKIPMIKFHKLLSDTMKQLKINPAYANRSLNVGFSGGEKKKNEILQLAVLNPKLAILDETDSGLDIDATKTVFESVSKIRTPDMGILIITHHNKVLDYIKPDFVHILVDGTIVKTGRLELVEYIEKNGYENIKESL
- the sufB gene encoding Fe-S cluster assembly protein SufB, translated to MSKAINQTTDKAPEDAALFQERKRTFVSDIERGVYDIKDSIDYKYSTGLGLNEEVVKKISARKNEPEWMLDLRLKSLAYFNARPMPDWGADISDLDIQEIIHYIVSDTKPLAETWDDVPEEIKKTFDRLGIPEAERSSLAGVGAQYDSEVVYHSLKEELEKQGVVYLDMETAVRKYEDIVKKHFMQLIKPNDHKFAALHGAVWSGGSFVYVPKGVRVELPLQSYFRLNAQQSGQFEHTLIIVEEGAYLHFIEGCSAPKYYKNALHAGAVELYVGKKATLRYSTIENWSRNLYNLNTKRAIVEEDGAIEWVSGSFGSRVTMLYPMSILKGDRSRSEFTGVTFASEGQCLDTGTKTVHIGKNTVSEMRSRSIAKNGGEANYRGLLSIGANATGAKAVAECESLMLDDKSRSDTIPIIESHIDDVDIGHEAKIGRISESMVFYLMQRGLDEAAAKSLIIKGFVEPISKELPLEYAVELNNLITIELEGTIG
- the sufD gene encoding Fe-S cluster assembly protein SufD, encoding MSDRTYFKRLDYTKTDIPSKPFCNLNCKVNGCTKDCTEAENIEQMPIEQFLKIAPSKDIEKFFDFTKTKREKNCGLGDNYIQEVKDKRNSGIYIRVKKCEDKEKIANVLIHFTMDQANNVLYDQNLIIIEEGARAKIFFYHDVKEYDCSKADIFRNGLLSIVAEKNSQVEFIKVQNLSHCSINFETVKISAMEKAQVTLYDIQLGAKINGASTSTYMPEDWAEVQIYPLYFADKTRRIDLEQNFIINGKNSLGVITAKGALKNKAHKMFRGNIFLNRGCSKSIARFSDNTIMLDKTTAGATIPTIFCDEDDVIGEHAASFEAVNKAKLYYLMTRGFDELSAKKLLIEAAFKPVFNRIDDETIREKLLGEFSINLDEISE